One Legionella hackeliae DNA segment encodes these proteins:
- a CDS encoding HPF/RaiA family ribosome-associated protein, which produces MPTVQTTVRGISSTPAINYHIDRHFNKLERTCSKINKCRVVIDLAKKNTHKDKLYNVSINITIPGRELISKKQDPNLFIAIRDSFLAIEQLLEKHYKKKLLFNKGYSNYLRDYKSDLMIRAS; this is translated from the coding sequence ATGCCAACAGTTCAAACTACAGTCCGTGGTATTTCATCAACGCCAGCAATTAATTACCATATCGATAGACATTTTAATAAGCTGGAAAGAACCTGCAGCAAAATAAATAAATGTAGAGTTGTCATCGATTTAGCTAAAAAAAACACACACAAAGACAAATTGTATAATGTGTCCATCAATATAACTATACCTGGAAGAGAACTGATTAGTAAAAAGCAGGATCCTAATTTATTCATAGCCATACGCGATAGTTTTTTAGCTATAGAGCAATTATTAGAAAAACACTATAAAAAGAAGTTGTTGTTTAATAAGGGCTACTCTAATTATCTGCGTGATTATAAAAGCGACTTAATGATTCGAGCCAGTTGA